DNA sequence from the Candidatus Limnocylindrales bacterium genome:
GACATCTATGCCTACCTGCAGCCCGACCATGGCCTGGGCTGGAGCAACTCGGGCCTGATCGCGCGCGGCGGCGGCCTTGTCGTCGATACGCTGTGGGACCTCCCGCGCACGCGTGCGATGCTCGAGACGTACGCGACGGTGCATCCGCAGCCGCCGCAGCGGGTCGTCAACACCCATCACAACGGCGATCACTGCTGGGGTAATCAGCTCCTCGAAGGTGCGGAGATCATCGGCCACCGCGAATGCGCGCAGGGGATGCTGCACGACATCCAGCCCGACGTGCTGCAGGCCATGCTGGAGGGGCCGCTGCCGGAGGGACTGGAGCGCTTCAGCAGGGCGCTGGCCGACTACGACTTCCGCGGCATTCGCATCACACCGCCCAACCACGTGTTCGACGAGCGTCTGGACCTCGATCTGGACGGTGTTGCCGTCGAGATCCTCTACGTGGGTCCTGCGCACACGATGGGCGATGCGATCGTGCACCTGCCGGGGCAGCGCGTCGTCTTTGGTGGCGACGTGATGTGGAACCGCTGCACTCCGATCGGATGGGAGGGAACGTACGCGCAGTGGTTCCGCGCGCTCGACCGCATTGCCGAGCTCGAGCCGGACGTCGTCGTGCCGGGGCACGGGCCGCCTACCGACGTGGCGGGCGTGATGGAGGTGCGGCGCTACTTCGAGTACGTGCTGGCGGAGTCGCGTGCCTTCTATAACCAGGGCCTAAGCGAGATGGACGCGGCGCGCCGCATGGACCTGGGCCCCTACGCCGACTGGACCGAGCCGGAACGCGTGATCTTCAACGTGCGTCGCGCCTACCGCGAGCTGCGCGGCGACTACGAAGCCAGCGTCGATGCGATCACGGTGCTGCGGGAGATGGGAACGCTCGCCGAAGAGATGGAAGCGCGCCGCAGCTGAAGAACGGGTCCCATTCAGACGACGAGGGCTTTCATCGGCTCGAGATATTCGCCGCCCACCGCGGCGGCCACCGCCGCGTGCGTGACCTTGCCTCCGCACACGTTGAGACCGTTGCGCAGGTGCGGATCGTCCATCAGCGCGGTGCGCCAGCCCTTGTTCGCCAGCGCCAGCACGAACGGCAGCGTCGCGTTGTTGAGCGCGAACGTGGAGGTGCGCGCCACCGCTCCGGGCATGTTCGTCACGCAGTAGTGCACCACGCCCTCGTCGACGTACGTCGGATTGGCATGCGTGGTGGGGCGGCTGGTCTCGAAGCAGCCGCCCTGGTCGATGGACACATCGACGATGACCGAGCCACGCCGCATCGTGCGAACCATGTCGCGGCTGACGAGCTTGGGCGCCGCGGCGCCGGGAACCAGCACCGC
Encoded proteins:
- a CDS encoding MBL fold metallo-hydrolase; amino-acid sequence: MKLEKLATDIYAYLQPDHGLGWSNSGLIARGGGLVVDTLWDLPRTRAMLETYATVHPQPPQRVVNTHHNGDHCWGNQLLEGAEIIGHRECAQGMLHDIQPDVLQAMLEGPLPEGLERFSRALADYDFRGIRITPPNHVFDERLDLDLDGVAVEILYVGPAHTMGDAIVHLPGQRVVFGGDVMWNRCTPIGWEGTYAQWFRALDRIAELEPDVVVPGHGPPTDVAGVMEVRRYFEYVLAESRAFYNQGLSEMDAARRMDLGPYADWTEPERVIFNVRRAYRELRGDYEASVDAITVLREMGTLAEEMEARRS